The following nucleotide sequence is from Tenrec ecaudatus isolate mTenEca1 chromosome X, mTenEca1.hap1, whole genome shotgun sequence.
TAACCTTGGAGTGGATAGAAACGCAACCTCTCAGGCCCTTCCGCTCGATCGGCTTAATCCGAAAAGCTACAGGTGGGCCTTCCAGATGGTTCTCAAACTTGCAGGATCACTCTGTTTCAGCTACAGCTAATAAACAATGCCCTACTCAACAGAAATGGTGATTTCGGCCAATAAAGTGACCAGCGAGCTATTAATCAAATACATCCAGCTAAGCTGGACTGAAGGAAGGTTGTGTGTAGTCACAAATCTAAGGACTGTGGTGGCTTTGATGTCTGGACACCAGAATGTGGCTGCTCACCCCTGTGTACGTCAGAGACAGGTAAAAGTTAAACAGGCGCACGAAAAGAAACGGCAACCCCTAAGATGGTTCAGAAGAGCATGATCTAGACCAAGACATGCAGCCTATCCTTCTAGAAGGGAGGACAAGAAGAGCTGAAGGATTATGGGGCTACCCCTTCACAGATCACTTTCAGCAGACAGATGGACAGGCAAGGGCCCCATGGAGACCCAAGAGGTGGCTTTGTTCATGGGGTGAACAAGACACGGCTCCCGATCCAGTTCAGCTTATGACTTCAGAGGGCAGAGTAAGGAGAGTTTTGATATTAAAATCACCCTTCcagaaaacaaactccctgccatcaagttgatactgactcatacatagcaactctataggacagggtagaactgtccccatgagtttccgagatggtaactctttatgggagtagaaagccctgtctgtatcCGAgtagttgatggttttgaactgccgaccttgcagttagcagcccaacctgtaaccactatgccaccgggactcCTTTTCCAGAAAGCAAGCAAGGGGAGGACATGTATTAAGACAAAATAAATGTAGTTTTCATCATCAAACAACGGTGGAGAAAGAGATGGTGCCAGAGACTTGCTGTCAGAATGTCCCAAGGAATTCAGACTGGGCTGTAGAAAGCAAATTGGAAGTGATGGGTGTGATGCAGATAATATAGACAAGTCACTCTCTGAGGAGCCTTGATCTACCTCACCCAGTGATGCCTCACCTAGTGAGCAAGCCAAAAATAGCATCTTTGAACGTGGACTGATGTGACATCTTCTTCTCTACGATGCTACCCTACCTTCTTGTTCCACAAACCTCACTTATAAACACGGAAGCATTTGACAAGGAAGAATTCCATTGAAATGACTCTCGTTTCCACCGGACTGCATTCACTGTTGAGCCAAAGGCTGCCTCTCACCTCAGCAGTATGGAAACTCTGGGTTTCTCATCAGCTTCACCATGGAAGCCTTTGCTCCAAATATTCCTCCTCTCTCTATTGCAATGTACCTAGTGTTTCAATGACATCTCACACTCTGGTgatgttttaattttgttcactGAACACTGTAGTTCATTTTTTAATAGTGGAAAATTGACTCGAGGTTTGGTTGTAAGAAATCCTAAAGGCAAATTGTTGCTGCTGCTTTTGATTGCATTACCTCCAACGTGACAATGTGATGGAGTCTCACGAAATAACCAGCTCTACAGCCTCTCTCAGCAGCGCCAGACACCTGTCCTTTGTGTTGGCAACATTCAAGGAAGCATCCATGCCGAGGGCCGGTCTCCACCTAGCGAATCATTGTATACAttgtgatcctgcaaggggtcaGAATCCACAAAATACAGCTCCCCTGCATGGACGTCTGAGAAGTTGGCCAAGAATTCCTCAGGATTGAAGCTGACCCACACAGTATACCTATAATCTATGGTACGGATGGAATAGCCCATAATCTTTATATCTTTCAAACTTGGCTTGTCAGAATTCCACTGAGGGGAGTCTGAGGGCCGAGGGTACTGGCTGTAGGCGATGGACTCGCGGGGATTCCCGCGGAGGGATGAGGCCTCCTTTGAGTCGTCGAACTGAAAGTGCTTCTGAAGGTTCTGGCCTTCTCTGCACAGCTCGACGTGAAAGGAGGGGACAGGGCAGCGGGGTGGCACGGGCAGCCCCGCCAGTCCAGCGAGTGTGGGGAAGAGAGACACAAGTTCCACGAGGCCCTCGGCTTGCCTGCCTAAAATAGGAAGCAAGATGGCAGAATCCGTTACATCACAGAAGCCTGCCACAAAACCCAGTGGGCAGAGAGAATCGGCATGTGCTTGTTTCCTTTGCAAAAATTCCTTTTAGCCAGACTTCTAGAAGCAAGGCTAGAGGCAAGTGAAGCAGAGTCAGAAGTGTCACCAAGGCACGGGGCATAATCGACTACTCTCACCACCTTGTACCAGGCTAACAGCTTGTAACACAGTCTCCAGACAAGTATCTAGAAAACAGCACACAGGAGGAACCGGCCAAAAGGCAGGTGAACCCAGATCACCATCAGCAGTGACCTAGGGCAACTCGTGAGTTCTAGCATGACGACAATGTTCTATGTCTGTGCTGTCCGCTATGGTAGCCACATGTGGCAATTGAACATTTGAACAGTGGCAAGTGTAACTGGCTTCATGCTCTAAGTTTTTAGGTAATATTGACTCCTTGGAGTCCATATTTAAATttccctcttcaacaaatggtactgGGACGAATGGGTCTCTACACACGGGAGTGAAGCTGGACCCCTACCTCAACACCATATATGAAAACCAACTCAAAATGGACAGACTGAAGTGTAATGGCCAAAATCATGCAGCTCTTAAAATAAAACAGGAGGAAACCTTAGTGACACTGGAATATGCAATGTTTTTAGATATGCCACGAAAAGCAAAAGCtgccaaaggaaaacaaaaaaaaacaatgggacatcaaCAAATGACACTGGACGGTGTGAAGTCCTGAACTATGATTCAAATGCTGcatgctgctgagtcaattccaacccatagcgactctataaagacagagtagaactgccccatagggtttccaatactggaaatcTTTGTAGAAGCAAATTGCCacttcctgcagagcggctggtgggttcaaaccaccaaccttttagttagtagcCAAGGCTCAAGTTAATATATGTCACTTCAATATACTTTATACCTGTCTGCATCAATTCTGAGGTGGAATCAAAGGGGTCGATGTAAGGGAAAAACTTGTTGCCTCCCTGTGGAAGCAAAGCGGTTGTTCCAGGGACGTAGAGCATCAGGGGCACACGAGTAGTGACATCGAAGTTGCTGTATTTGGCCCATTCTCCATGCTCACCAAGAGACCATCCTGGTTCAGAAAAAGCACAGGATAACAGAAAAAGCAGATGGTAAGCACAGGGTAAATGTAAGAATCACATCCCAGCTTCTGCACGTCAGCTACCACTTCATTTCCAAAAGATATGGGCACTCAGCTCTGAAAAGACCACAAAAGGAGCGAATGCACCTGAAACCAGCTGTATTCCAAGTCCGATATTTGCTGTAAAGAGTGAAaccttgaaaagaaaacaaaattaaattctGAAACTAAGCTATCCATTGTATAAGCGACCTAGCACTAAACATGCACCTTaggctctggagggcacttgggtTCCACACAGATACCCCTCCCCTGGGAAGACTGGCTCGTGTTGGTTGTGAGAGAACTGTAGAAGCCACAGTGCcagtcctaccttgtcctatgaCTACTCATCTCTTCACGGGGACCCGGTCTCCTCatgtctaccttgtcctatgtcCACTTAGCTCATCTGGGCTCTGTTTTAAAACATCTCTCACAAAACTAGCTTGACTACTCCAAGTCATGTATTCCCAATCTGATTACAGTTGAGACTTCTTTTTTTACTCTCAAAGAACCCCCCCCGTCTGACCATCGAGGAAGGATGTGACTAGCCTGGCTgtcacagagtgcactggaaagtggatcacTGCCAACGCAGGGACGTTGAAATCGAACACCTTTTCATTGGTCCTCCCCTTTGGGACCTGTTTGAAATTGGTTCCAGTTTGCACTGTTGCCACCTTTCTCTTCAAGTGAGGCATTTCTTGGGTTTTTTGCAGGggcgtttttttttgttgttgttgttctcctGTTTGAGGGTATGTTTTCCTGCgatgtgaaatccaggagaggcaactctttaaagacagtaactggacgaATGGCTTATTACGGGCAGGACAAAGGCTGTAgggaatggagagctaataacactgaatataacAAAATATTCTAGAACTGATGGTAGCGATGAGTGCACGACTATTTTTAGTATGACTCAACCACTGAGGTGGATGATATAGGGATTATGTCaagatgattatatatataatatgtatagtgcatgcatacacacacacacacacacacacatcaatgacAGAGTAAAGGGTTAGGATTGCGTGCTCTCCAAAAGGCAAGAGAGCTGCCAGGGATCCAAGCCAACTCTGAAATCCAGCTGTATTTCCCGACAGCCGCAGATGCTGCTGtttcaaacactcactgccatcgacgcgattctgattcacagcgaccctgcgtaggtggtgtttgttttgttgttgccgtTGTTTTTGTGAGACTGAGAATCTTTAAAGGAGGAGGCGGCCTCAGGTTTTCTGGGGAACTGTTgggagatttgaaccaccaaccttgtgattataAGGACACGCGCCCACAGCACCTCCAGGACTCCCTGACATTTGAAAAGAGGACGGTGTGGATTTTAGCAAGCCACCGCTCATCTGTTGATGTGTCACCCCGTTGTGGCTTGCATGTGGCtatgaggctggaagctatgctactgatatttcaaatacctgcagggtcacccacagtagaCAGGTTTCCTCGGAGCTCCTAGATGAAAACAGACTAGACAAAGGGCCTGggaatctacttttgaaaatctgCCATGGAAGCCCCTCAGGATGGATTCAAACATAACCCTGCTTGACAGAGAGCTGAAAGAGAGTCCCCAAGGTTGTAAGGCACTCAAAATAAGTACACAGTGGCCGCAAAAATGGACTTGAGCATGGATCTTGAGGATGGCGCCAAACTGGGCAACGTTTTGTTTGGTTGTCCATGAGGTTGCCGTGCATGCATCCTATGTAGTGTCATCCATTCCTGGCCACCCTGGCCCCAAGCAGAAGGTTGGGGTCTCCTCTGCGTCAGCAGGGTGTTCCCAACCAGTCATCACACAAGGCAGCCTCTGTCAAAGAACAAACTCCCCGGGAGGCAGCTGCAAAGGCAAGAAGGACATCTGCTGGGGAGGAAGCTCTGAGAGAGGCAGGGATAGGTCAGGGACCCCTACAGTGGGGACAGAGAAGAGACCTAAGACTGCAAGCATTCTccaaaccacaccaaactcactgccagtgagttgattcggGCTGCTTTGCCTCGAATATTCTCTTTTTGCTGGGGAGACCTAGGAGCAAGGAATGGGAGAGGGGGGGAAACTGAAGTTAATCAAACAGAGGCAACCACTCAGTCTGGGCCAGCTCCGTGCAGACCGCCTGGCCGCCTTGTAGACCCTGAGAGGTGATAGGAAGTCTGTAATAAAAGGCTCTGGTAAAAGTCTACTTGGTCAGCACCTTTCCACctagaccacccccaccccacgcctgCCGGTATCTCAGTGCTGGGGAATCGGGAAGGATCTTCATGTGATTGGGGGAACTCGAGTCCGTTTTTGGACCAAGTAGGTTATCGCCTTAGACAGGATAGAGTTGGGAGGGACCCTCAGGCTCTGGGCTGAGGGGATGATGGGTCCCCTCCAGGAATGCTCTGGACCGTCTGGCAAAGAAGCAAGCATTTTTAACCTGCTAACCCAGATGTGAGGGCTAGAAGAACTCCCCACAGATGGGGAGGGCTGGGCCCTGCTGAGTCCACCAAGGAAAAGACCAATGCAACCGCCCGCCCACTTCCCCCAACGAAGCAACCACGATCTGCCTCTGGCCCCTAGAGACCCTGTGTGGCTTCtggccagtgctgactcacaaaGAGAACACTGCTTTGTTCCCATCTCCCAGCCACTGTCGGGGCTTTCCCAGACACTCACCGTGATCGGAGGTGAAGGCAACAATCGTGCGGCCGGCCAGCTGAAGGTCATCCAAAGCACTTAGCAGGCGGCCTACCTGCGTATCCACGTAGGAGACCGAGGCAAAGTAGCTCTGGCGGATTTTCCGCTGCGAACGTTAAAACAGTACATCGTGGCCCGAGGTCACATTCTCCAGAGCGGTCCTTCTGACCCTTCGATAGCGTTTCCCCACCATCTGCGTCCCGTCACACAGTCATACGGACCTAGACGTGGATCTGTGTGCGGATGCTGGGGCTACCAGCCCCCTGCTCGCTCAGAAGCGAGTCGACCCTTGGTGGGCCTTTCTCTGACCTCTTCCTAACCCATCCCACAACGGGGGAGGCCGGTCATCGTGGACCATGTTTGCCACGTGTGGCTCGTTTCTCACAATGGAGGAGAAGGAAAGTACCCTTCATGCCTGAGTCCAGCTGGACCTGATTGATGAGCACCGGTGAGCCACAGGGTGTCCCCTCATAGGACACTGACCCTGCCTGGAAACAGGACAGGGGACAATACAATACAGCCATACTGAGGCCTTAATGAATAAGGGTGACTCGAACCAAATGGCAGGTGTCCTCCTCCTAATGTTCAAGCCAAGAAACGCCAAGGGCTCCCAGTAACTCCAGGGCCACCAACTCCTCTTCTGGAGCCTTCAGAGAGGGCAGGGCCCTGCTAATCCCTGGCATTGGGACTTGTGCGTTCCAGAACGGTGAGAGATGACATTTCTGTCACTTTGAAGCCACCCACTTTCTAATACTGTCATGGAAACCACCGCAGACGCACTGAGGAAAAGGCGCCCCCAGGCCGCTACCCACGGCTGATGAGCCCAGCCTCATCCCCCAAGTGATCAGGAAGGAGATTGATtgagtgcccccctccccccacagctaAGGAACTGCTGACTCATCGGAGCCCCTCCCCCACTTCTGCCTCATGCCCAGCCTGTGCCTTATCAGCCATCTGCCTCTGCGGCTCTCCTCCCCACCAGGATGAGTGCAGTCACGGGCCTCACGCTCTCTCCTCACTCACGTGGAGAAGAGAACTGACCATCAGCTAACCTTCTAGACTGCTGGGTAATCCTAGCCTTGCTAGACGACAGTCCTCAGTCTGTAAATGAGGAGGGCCGGAAACCCAAGACACCTGTCAGGATGACGTGTCCTATTCAAGGGTCCCGAGAGAGGGGACACAGGCGAGGAGCCAAGGGCACTATTGGTGGGGGCAAGGACCACCTAGGAGATTGATCCCAGGGGAAAGCCGGGAAGACTCCCAAGAGGAGATGCATCCAAGAAGGGGGCGGAGGGTGAGGAGGAGTAGGCAGCCAAAGCAGGGGCCATGGGGCGGGTAATACAGAGAATGcagcaggagggagagggggaggaggcctGGGCCTAGTGGTCGACCACAGGGCTCCCACAGCGAGGAGCTGACATCATCGAGCTGCAGGTTAGTAAACAGCTCAGCTGCAGATCAGGGAGCAATCCGGGGTGGGGGGCGCAGGGGGCAGCGACAGACAAGGTTCAGgagtaaaaaggagaggaagagtGGAGGCAGGTCCCTAGGGCCACCACAGGTCTGGCAATCGGGAGTGAGGCCTGATTAGGACCTGGGACTGGCCATGGGAGCCGCACCTGCCAAGCTGTGGAGACTAGGCACAGAGGAGGCTCAGGCAGATGGCAAGGCCACCCAGGAAACAGCCAGCGAGAAAGCAGCGCAAAGCTCATGGAGGACCCAACCAGCCAGGTCGATCTCCTTTGTCACTCAGGTCCAAGGCTCCCAGTAAGCAACCAGAAAGGTACAGGCCCACAGGACCCACACGGCTGAGACCAACATAGACCTTTTGTCTCCAGAACTACGAGCTCTGCTGTTTCTTGCTGCATGTCCAAAGACACTGGCTGCCTGGTCAACCTGAGGACTTGCACTCTGTGGTGGCTCCATCCCCATGACACTGCAAAGGGCTGCAAAGTACTGAAGTGCTCTGCTCACCAAGCCACCTGAGAGCGCcatacaggcctgcagggacgtCACCCACCTCCTATGCCTGATGAGCTGTCGCCATCACATCGACTAAGTCGCTTAACTGGCAGGAAGACTCCTGAGCACTGACActacctggatcccaaacacctaCAGGAGTCCACCCCAGCCCCTACCTGAGAACAAGGGCTTCAGCGATAGCAATGGCATCATCAGTGCCCACCATGCTCCCAAGTGTGTCCTCAGTACCTGAAAATCCACCGGGACAGGGCCATAGGGCACGCTGATGTTCAAGGCTGCCACGTCCTCCCGCTGCCTGAGGTCCATCCAGGGGTTGTAGGCCACAGGCGGGAGGCCAGCGGGCACCCAGGGGTTGGGAGCAAGGCTGATGTTCTCCAGGGGGTACAACTTCTGGAACTCCTGGGGGTGAGCACAGAAAGGCCCACACAAGTCTGTCACTCTCTTGTGTGCCACCGTCTTTGCTGGAGGCCCGTATGGCTTTTAAACAGTGGCTTCTCATCCCTTCCCACCTGGGCACCCGACACTGAACCCTGAGAGCCCTCTCTCCTCACACAAACACCTACCCTCCTGCCTGACTAGAAAACGATGGGCGACTCAGGGTCTGGGGAAAGCACACAGAGATGCAGAGACCCAAGGACAGTTCAAGAAAGGtggtgtgctcacagtgacaggcCTGCAAGACTGGGGCTCAGGGCTCCGACCATTGCCCGGGTGGAAGGTGGGAAAGGAAGGCACTGAAGAGGGCTTCCTGCTCCTGGAGCAGTTTCCTGggtccactccccccacctccacccccacccccaggctctggCCATCAGCCCTGACTCACACACCAAGGTGATCTCACCATCCAACCTAGCGGAGTTCAAGGTCAGGAGAGAACAGCTCTCCTTGTGGAAAGCCAAGTGTTTCTGACAGGATTCTTTCAGGCCCTGGGGCCTGTCTCGGCCCTGTGCTTTGCACCATGTCGTCCCTGCACTGAAACACTAGTGCTCATTGGCTTTCCCCAGTGACCGAGGACAGTGGGACAGGACCACCTCCTTCAATAAACTCCACAGCTCAGCCAGGTCTTTACCTTGGGGTATCTGAAAGGGATGTGAGGCTTATGGTACCCAatagccaggaagaaaggcctggcctccGTTTTCATCTTTTCCAATAATTGGATGGCTTGCTCCGTGCTCTGCTTGTCAGGCAAGGTGCCCTCCGGCACATCTCGCAcatccacaggacagagcaggttGGCATGCAGCTCTCCATCTGGCCCCCTACAGgtctttcaaaacaaaacatgtcATAAAGGTCAGCTTTGTCTGAGCAACAAGGAGACGTGCAGGCTGCACCCAGGGACCTGGCATTCAAGCTGCCAGTGCACGGAATGTGGCGCCCGAGAAGCAGAACAAAAACagaattgtttttccttttccaggAGTGAGCCagaaacccatcagccagtcctGGTTTCCTCTGACTAATTCCCAGCCTCAGGGTCCTGACTCATGAAAAGAAACCCAAGGAGACTAATGAGCACAAAATAAAGCTGTCCACAGTTGGTCTATTAAAGGACAAAGCTGcttccgcccccctcccccccacccgcaCTCTGAAAGAACTGAGGAAGTGCTACCTGACCCCACCCGCCACCCCAGCCTTCCCCATGccaaaccccacccccagccggcaCAAGGGGCACAACACAACTACCCTCCAAACAAGGAGCCCCAGCAGCTGGGGAACAAAGGCATCCTCTACCTGATTCTCCAGAGCGTGAGAACCCAGCCCTGCGCACCCTTACCTTAGCGTTCTCGTACTTCTCCGAGGATGGATGGTAaggtgggatggaccagctaTATGGAGCATCATCACTGTGGTTGGAAGATATCCCTTGAAAGGAGATGAAGAGAAGCCCCTCAATCTCACACAAAGGGTCTTTCACTGCCCTTGTCGCTACCCAAGAGTCTCCCACTGGGCCTGTCTTTCCATCTATAAAATCAAGATCTCAGGCCAGAAGAGAAGACCCCCTCAAGGCAACTCTCCAAGGTTTCCAGCTGAGTGGTCAGCACCTGAGTTCCAGCTCTGGGCTGCGCTTTGTGGAAGGGACCGAAAAGGGCAAGGTCAGCCTGCCTATTGGATGTGGAGTCAGCTGTGTCCCCAAGTGATAGGTTCCAGTTCTAAACCCTGTCCCTGCCAGCGGGACTTTATGTGGAAGCAGGGTCTTTGTCGGTGAAATTCACCTAAGGCCATGCTGGAACAGAGGGGTTCTCATGCACTGATAAGCATCCTcatgggaaggggaagggagagaagaataaggggggaaagaggggaagaggaagggtagggaggggagaggagcataaatgagaggggagaggggaggaggggagagaagagagggggaagaaggatgaggggaagggagggcaaaGTGAAAAGAGGCATGAGAAGAGGGAGGCAGAGGCTGGAGGTAGGATGGCATAGACCAGGAAACACCTGCAGCCACCAAGAAGCTGGAAGAAAGCTTCCACCCATCCCCCACCACCCATGGCCAGAGCCTTGGGGTGAGCACAATTGTTGACATCACCCAGAACTGCTGTGGGACTAAATGTTGTGTTTAGCCAGGAGTCCCTGGCAGATGGTACAAATGGTTACTGCTCGGGCTGCTAAAGGAAAGACTGCTGGTCTGAgaggtctcagaagaaaggcctggaatccCCTTTGGAAAaagcagtcactgaaacccctgtgGAACAGTTGCTTGGATATCCATGGGGGTGCCAggaggtggacctgcctggatggCAGATGGGGTTTggtctgtctgatatcccccATGTTACGCTTATCCATTCCAGGAGCCCAGCCTTTCAAAGGGCGTGCGGGAGCCAGGCAAGGACCTGCCAGCACTCATGTTCTCCtccagttggaggaggaggaagctgaggcctAGACACTACCATGGGACAGGAAACAGCCAGCCCAGTCTTCAGGACCCAACCATTGGGGGACCACTACCCAGCACTCCATAAAGGACCGCCTAAGAAGGTCCTGCAtggagtaggagaaaaatgtgggagAGACCTCAAAATCCCCAAAGACCAGGTCTCACGGTTGGCTCAAAGCTAATGGGACCTGAGACATGGCCCTTAGTCCCTTCAGGTGTGGCTCAAATTTCAGCCATCTCATAGGCCTCCACAGGATAGACAGGCCTCTGAGGAGAGGGCTGCACGCCGCTCAGAACCATCAGCCATAGGACACCCAAAGGACACTATTTGCCCACGAAGGAAGCTCAGAGGCAGTAAAGGGCAGGCAAGCATGGAGGGCAACCAGAAATGGGGAAGTGGGAAGCGCTGGTACGTTGGTGTGGGAATTGTAATCAATGATACAAATCAATAGGGGTAGGAATGGGTGAATAGAAAATTCATGTTCTCTGTAAAATTTCACCCAAATGACAATAGAAAATGATAGAAAATTACAACCCACCAAAGCCACTGCCTAGCCCTAAACTCAGAGGTCTACAGCAGGCAGGCAGATAGGCTACCAGGTGCGGAGAGGGGGCAGGTAGGAGCATCATGGACAGAGGCTGAGAAGGCAGGTAGGAGACCTTCTGG
It contains:
- the IDS gene encoding iduronate 2-sulfatase, with protein sequence MSSLGRRLFGLCLVLASACAALQSAEQGNSVTDPLNVLFIVVDDLRPTLGCYGDKLVRSPNIDQLASHSLLFQNAFSQQAVCAPSRVSFLTGRRPDTTRLYDFNSYWRVHAGNFSTIPQYFKENGYVTMSVGKVFHPGISSNHSDDAPYSWSIPPYHPSSEKYENAKTCRGPDGELHANLLCPVDVRDVPEGTLPDKQSTEQAIQLLEKMKTEARPFFLAIGYHKPHIPFRYPKEFQKLYPLENISLAPNPWVPAGLPPVAYNPWMDLRQREDVAALNISVPYGPVPVDFQRKIRQSYFASVSYVDTQVGRLLSALDDLQLAGRTIVAFTSDHGWSLGEHGEWAKYSNFDVTTRVPLMLYVPGTTALLPQGGNKFFPYIDPFDSTSELMQTGRQAEGLVELVSLFPTLAGLAGLPVPPRCPVPSFHVELCREGQNLQKHFQFDDSKEASSLRGNPRESIAYSQYPRPSDSPQWNSDKPSLKDIKIMGYSIRTIDYRYTVWVSFNPEEFLANFSDVHAGELYFVDSDPLQDHNVYNDSLGGDRPSAWMLP